A genomic stretch from Halichoerus grypus chromosome 5, mHalGry1.hap1.1, whole genome shotgun sequence includes:
- the ENO1 gene encoding alpha-enolase: MSILKIHAREIFDSRGNPTVEVDLYTSKGLFRAAVPSGASTGIYEALELRDNDKTRYLGKGVSKAVEHINKTIAPALISKKLNVVEQEKIDRLMIEMDGTENKSKFGANAILGVSLAVCKAGAVEKGVPLYRHIADLAGNAEVILPVPAFNVINGGSHAGNKLAMQEFMILPVGAANFREAMRIGAEVYHNLKNVIKEKYGKDATNVGDEGGFAPNILENKEALELLKNAIGKAGYTDKVVIGMDVAASEFFRSGKYDLDFKSPDDPSRYITPDELANLYKSFVKDYPVVSIEDPFDQDDWEAWQKFTATAGIQVVGDDLTVTNPKRISKAVGEKSCNCLLLKVNQIGSVTESLQACKLAQSNGWGVMVSHRSGETEDTFIADLVVGLCTGQIKTGAPCRSERLAKYNQILRIEEELGSKAKFAGRNFRNPLAK, from the exons ATGTCTATTCTCAAGATCCACGCCAGAGAGATCTTTGACTCTCGTGGGAATCCCACCGTTGAAGTTGACCTCTACACCTCCAAAG GTCTCTTCAGAGCTGCTGTGCCCAGTGGTGCCTCAACTGGTATCTACGAGGCCCTCGAGCTCCGGGACAATGACAAGACCCGCTACCTGGGGAAAG GTGTCTCAAAGGCTGTTGAGCACATCAATAAAACTATTGCACCTGCCCTGATTAGCAAG AAACTGAACGTCGTGGAGCAGGAGAAGATTGATAGACTGATGATCGAGATGGAtgggacagaaaataaat CTAAATTTGGTGCAAACGCCATTCTGGGTGTGTCCCTGGCTGTCTGCAAGGCGGGGGCCGTGGAAAAGGGGGTGCCCCTGTACCGACACATTGCTGACTTGGCTGGCAACGCTGAAGTCATCCTGCCGGTTCCG GCTTTCAACGTCATCAACGGTGGTTCTCATGCTGGCAACAAGCTGGCCATGCAGGAGTTCATGATCCTGCCCGTTGGTGCGGCCAACTTCAGGGAGGCCATGCGCATCGGAGCTGAGGTTTACCACAACCTGAAGAATGTCATCAAGGAGAAATACGGAAAAGATGCCACCAATGTGGGGGATGAAGGCGGCTTTGCGCCTAACATCCTGGAGAACAAAGAAG CTCTGGAGCTGCTGAAGAACGCCATCGGGAAAGCTGGCTACACCGACAAGGTGGTCATCGGCATGGACGTGGCTGCCTCTGAGTTCTTCAGGTCGGGCAAGTATGACCTGGACTTCAAGTCCCCCGATGACCCGAGCAGGTACATCACACCTGACGAGCTGGCCAACCTGTACAAGTCCTTCGTCAAGGACTACCCAG TGGTGTCCATCGAGGACCCCTTTGACCAGGATGACTGGGAAGCGTGGCAGAAGTTCACTGCCACCGCCGGTATCCAGGTGGTGGGGGATGATCTCACCGTCACTAACCCGAAACGGATCTCCAAGGCCGTGGGCGAGAAGTCGTGCAACTGCCTCCTGCTGAAAGTGAACCAGATCGGCTCCGTGACCGAGTCTCTGCAGGC GTGCAAGCTGGCCCAGTCCAATGGCTGGGGCGTCATGGTGTCGCATCGCTCTGGGGAGACCGAAGATACCTTCATCGCTGACCTGGTGGTGGGACTTTGCACCGGGCAG aTCAAGACAGGGGCACCTTGCCGATCTGAGCGCTTGGCCAAGTACAACCAGATCCTCAG AATTGAAGAGGAACTGGGTAGCAAGGCTAAGTTCGCTGGCAGAAACTTCAGAAACCCCCTGGCCAAGTAA